In a genomic window of Phyllostomus discolor isolate MPI-MPIP mPhyDis1 chromosome 5, mPhyDis1.pri.v3, whole genome shotgun sequence:
- the LOC118500848 gene encoding uncharacterized protein LOC118500848 isoform X4 produces the protein MKHKLLNLQKATQCLNVAAGLIPATPASTSLAENIDHKASEYKHQLQQQDLEMKILSGRNVAMKHKLLKLRKATQCLNAAAGLVPATSSASLGENIDPSASECKHELKQKNLEVKILREGPGAMKRKLLKLQKATESINTAAGLIPATSPLSSLGDNINHNASEYEQQLEQQNLKMKILRERNVAMKHKLLKLQKATECVNEAAGLLPVMTSAALDENMDPIASEYKHELEQKNLEVKILRGRNVAMKHKLLKLQKATQCLNAAAGLVPAMSSASLGENMDPIASECKHELKQKNLEVKILREGPGAMKRKLLKLQKATESINTAAGLIPATSPLSSLGDNINHNASEYEQQLEQQNLKMKILRERNVAMKHKLLKLQKATECVNEAAGLLPVMTSAALDENMDPIASEYKHELEQKNLEVKILRGRNVAMKHKLLNLQKATQCLNEAAGLIPATPASTSLAENINHKTSEYKTQLKQQDLEMRILSGRNIAMKHKLLKLLKATQCLNVAAGLLTATSSTSLGENMDPNVSEYKYQLIEKNLEMKVLRERHTVMKYKLFKLQKATESKDAAADLVPPMPASISLGDNVDPNAFDHHQLELKNISHHASSIYQHLPEPNDLVDLLKSIFNIF, from the exons ATGAAGCATAAGTTGCTGAACCTACAGAAAGCCACTCAATGTCTAAATGTGGCAGCTGGCCTCATACCAGCTACACCTGCTTCAACTTCCCTGGCTGAAAATATCGACCACAAAGCTTCTGAATATAAACATCAACTTCAACAGCAAGACCTCGAAATGAAGATTCTGAGTGGCAGAAATGTAGCAATGAAGCACAAGTTGCTGAAGCTGCGGAAAGCCACTCAGTGTCTAAATGCGGCAGCTGGCCTCGTACCAGCAACGTCATCAGCATCACTGGGTGAAAACATTGACCCCAGTGCTTCTGAATGTAAACATGAACTCAAACAGAAAAACCTCGAAGTGAAGATTCTGAGAGAAGGACCTGGAGCAATGAAGCGTAAGTTGCTCAAGCTACAGAAGGCCACTGAATCTATAAACACGGCAGCTGGCCTCATACCAGCTACATCACCTTTGTCTTCCCTGGGTGATAATATCAACCACAATGCTTCTGAATACGAACAGCAACTCGAACAGCAAAACCTCAAAATGAAGAttctgagagaaagaaatgtagCAATGAAGCATAAGTTGCTCAAGCTACAGAAAGCCACTGAATGTGTAAATGAGGCAGCTGGCCTCCTACCAGTAATGACATCAGCAGCACTGGATGAAAACATGGACCCCATTGCTTCTGAATATAAACATGAACTTGAACAGAAAAACCTCGAAGTGAAGATTCTGAGAG GCAGAAATGTAGCAATGAAGCACAAGTTGCTGAAGCTACAGAAAGCCACTCAGTGTCTAAATGCAGCAGCTGGCCTCGTACCAGCAATGTCATCAGCATCACTGGGTGAAAACATGGACCCCATTGCTTCTGAATGTAAACATGAACTCAAACAGAAAAACCTCGAAGTGAAGATTCTGAGAGAAGGACCTGGAGCAATGAAGCGTAAGTTGCTCAAGCTACAGAAGGCCACTGAATCTATAAACACGGCAGCTGGCCTCATACCAGCTACATCACCTTTGTCTTCCCTGGGTGATAATATCAACCACAATGCTTCTGAATACGAACAGCAACTCGAACAGCAAAACCTCAAAATGAAGAttctgagagaaagaaatgtagCAATGAAGCATAAGTTGCTCAAGCTACAGAAAGCCACTGAATGTGTAAATGAGGCAGCTGGCCTCCTACCAGTAATGACATCAGCAGCACTGGATGAAAACATGGACCCCATTGCTTCTGAATATAAACATGAACTTGAACAGAAAAACCTCGAAGTGAAGATTCTGAGAGGTAGAAATGTAGCAATGAAGCATAAGTTGCTGAACCTACAGAAAGCCACTCAATGTCTAAATGAGGCAGCTGGCCTCATACCAGCTACACCTGCTTCAACTTCCCTGGCTGAAAATATCAACCACAAAACTTCTGAATATAAAACTCAACTTAAACAGCAAGACCTCGAAATGAGGATTCTGAGTGGCAGAAATATAGCAATGAAGCACAAGTTGCTGAAGCTTCTGAAAGCCACTCAATGTCTAAATGTGGCAGCAGGTCTTCTAACAGCAACATCATCAACATCACTGGGTGAAAACATGGACCCCAATGTTTCTGAATATAAATATCAACTAATAGAGAAAAACCTTGAAATGAAGGTTCTGAGAGAGAGACATACTGTGATGAAGTATAAGTTGTTCAAGCTACAGAAAGCCACTGAATCTAAAGACGCAGCAGCTGACCTGGTACCACCTATGCCTGCTTCAATTTCTCTGGGTGATAATGTTGACCCCAATGCTTTTGATCACCATCAACTTGAACTGAAAAACATCAGTCATCATGCTTCTTCCATTTATCAGCATCTCCCAGAACCTAATGACCTGGTGGATTTGCTCAAAAGTATTTTCAACATATTCTGA
- the LOC118500848 gene encoding uncharacterized protein LOC118500848 isoform X3: MKHKLLNLQKATQCLNVAAGLIPATPASTSLAENIDHKASEYKHQLQQQDLEMKILSGRNVAMKHKLLKLRKATQCLNAAAGLVPATSSASLGENMDPIASEYKHELEQKNLEVKILREKHGAMKRKLLKLQKATEFINTAAGLIPAMPALISLNNNIDHNASEYEQQLEQQNLKMKILRGRNVAMKYKLLKLQKATERVNAAAGLLPIMTSAALDENMDPIASEYKHELEQKNLEVKILRGRNVAMKHKLLNLQKATQCLNVAAGLIPATPASTSLAEYIDHKASEYKHQLQQQDLEMKILSGRNVAMKHKLLKLQKATQCLNAAAGLVPAMSSASLGENMDPIASECKHELKQKNLEVKILREGPGAMKRKLLKLQKATESINTAAGLIPATSPLSSLGDNINHNASEYEQQLEQQNLKMKILRERNVAMKHKLLKLQKATECVNEAAGLLPVMTSAALDENMDPIASEYKHELEQKNLEVKILRGRNVAMKHKLLNLQKATQCLNEAAGLIPATPASTSLAENINHKTSEYKTQLKQQDLEMRILSGRNIAMKHKLLKLLKATQCLNVAAGLLTATSSTSLGENMDPNVSEYKYQLIEKNLEMKVLRERHTVMKYKLFKLQKATESKDAAADLVPPMPASISLGDNVDPNAFDHHQLELKNISHHASSIYQHLPEPNDLVDLLKSIFNIF; this comes from the exons ATGAAGCATAAGTTGCTGAACCTACAGAAAGCCACTCAATGTCTAAATGTGGCAGCTGGCCTCATACCAGCTACACCTGCTTCAACTTCCCTGGCTGAAAATATCGACCACAAAGCTTCTGAATATAAACATCAACTTCAACAGCAAGACCTCGAAATGAAGATTCTGAGTGGCAGAAATGTAGCAATGAAGCACAAGTTGCTGAAGCTGCGGAAAGCCACTCAGTGTCTAAATGCGGCAGCTGGCCTCGTACCAGCAACGTCATCAGCATCACTGGGTGAAAAC ATGGACCCCATTGCTTCTGAATATAAACATGAACTTGAACAGAAAAACCTCGAAGTGAAGATTCTGAGAG aaaaacatggagcAATGAAGCGTAAGTTGCTCAAGCTACAGAAGGCCACTGAATTTATAAACACGGCAGCTGGCCTCATACCAGCTATGCCTGCTTTGATTTCCCTGAATAATAATATCGACCACAATGCCTCTGAATATGAACAACAACTTGAACAGCAAAACCTCAAAATGAAGATTCTGAGAGGAAGAAATGTAGCAATGAAGTATAAGTTGCTCAAGCTACAGAAAGCCACTGAACGTGTAAATGCGGCAGCTGGCCTCCTACCAATAATGACATCAGCAGCACTGGATGAAAACATGGACCCCATTGCTTCTGAATATAAACATGAACTTGAACAGAAAAACCTTGAAGTGAAGATTCTGAGAGGTAGAAATGTAGCAATGAAGCATAAGTTGCTGAACCTACAGAAAGCCACTCAATGTCTAAATGTGGCAGCTGGCCTCATACCAGCTACACCTGCTTCAACTTCCCTGGCTGAATATATTGACCACAAAGCTTCTGAATATAAACATCAACTTCAACAGCAAGACCTTGAAATGAAGATTCTGAGTGGCAGAAATGTAGCAATGAAGCACAAGTTGCTGAAGCTACAGAAAGCCACTCAGTGTCTAAATGCAGCAGCTGGCCTCGTACCAGCAATGTCATCAGCATCACTGGGTGAAAACATGGACCCCATTGCTTCTGAATGTAAACATGAACTCAAACAGAAAAACCTCGAAGTGAAGATTCTGAGAGAAGGACCTGGAGCAATGAAGCGTAAGTTGCTCAAGCTACAGAAGGCCACTGAATCTATAAACACGGCAGCTGGCCTCATACCAGCTACATCACCTTTGTCTTCCCTGGGTGATAATATCAACCACAATGCTTCTGAATACGAACAGCAACTCGAACAGCAAAACCTCAAAATGAAGAttctgagagaaagaaatgtagCAATGAAGCATAAGTTGCTCAAGCTACAGAAAGCCACTGAATGTGTAAATGAGGCAGCTGGCCTCCTACCAGTAATGACATCAGCAGCACTGGATGAAAACATGGACCCCATTGCTTCTGAATATAAACATGAACTTGAACAGAAAAACCTCGAAGTGAAGATTCTGAGAGGTAGAAATGTAGCAATGAAGCATAAGTTGCTGAACCTACAGAAAGCCACTCAATGTCTAAATGAGGCAGCTGGCCTCATACCAGCTACACCTGCTTCAACTTCCCTGGCTGAAAATATCAACCACAAAACTTCTGAATATAAAACTCAACTTAAACAGCAAGACCTCGAAATGAGGATTCTGAGTGGCAGAAATATAGCAATGAAGCACAAGTTGCTGAAGCTTCTGAAAGCCACTCAATGTCTAAATGTGGCAGCAGGTCTTCTAACAGCAACATCATCAACATCACTGGGTGAAAACATGGACCCCAATGTTTCTGAATATAAATATCAACTAATAGAGAAAAACCTTGAAATGAAGGTTCTGAGAGAGAGACATACTGTGATGAAGTATAAGTTGTTCAAGCTACAGAAAGCCACTGAATCTAAAGACGCAGCAGCTGACCTGGTACCACCTATGCCTGCTTCAATTTCTCTGGGTGATAATGTTGACCCCAATGCTTTTGATCACCATCAACTTGAACTGAAAAACATCAGTCATCATGCTTCTTCCATTTATCAGCATCTCCCAGAACCTAATGACCTGGTGGATTTGCTCAAAAGTATTTTCAACATATTCTGA
- the LOC118500848 gene encoding rho-associated protein kinase 1-like isoform X1, whose amino-acid sequence MKHKLLNLQKATQCLNVAAGLIPATPASTSLAENIDHKASEYKHQLQQQDLEMKILSGRNVAMKHKLLKLRKATQCLNAAAGLVPATSSASLGENIDPSASECKHELKQKNLEVKILREGPGAMKRKLLKLQKATESINTAAGLIPATSPLSSLGDNINHNASEYEQQLEQQNLKMKILRERNVAMKHKLLKLQKATECVNEAAGLLPVMTSAALDENMDPIASEYKHELEQKNLEVKILREKHGAMKRKLLKLQKATEFINTAAGLIPAMPALISLNNNIDHNASEYEQQLEQQNLKMKILRGRNVAMKYKLLKLQKATERVNAAAGLLPIMTSAALDENMDPIASEYKHELEQKNLEVKILRGRNVAMKHKLLNLQKATQCLNVAAGLIPATPASTSLAEYIDHKASEYKHQLQQQDLEMKILSGRNVAMKHKLLKLQKATQCLNAAAGLVPAMSSASLGENMDPIASECKHELKQKNLEVKILREGPGAMKRKLLKLQKATESINTAAGLIPATSPLSSLGDNINHNASEYEQQLEQQNLKMKILRERNVAMKHKLLKLQKATECVNEAAGLLPVMTSAALDENMDPIASEYKHELEQKNLEVKILRGRNVAMKHKLLNLQKATQCLNEAAGLIPATPASTSLAENINHKTSEYKTQLKQQDLEMRILSGRNIAMKHKLLKLLKATQCLNVAAGLLTATSSTSLGENMDPNVSEYKYQLIEKNLEMKVLRERHTVMKYKLFKLQKATESKDAAADLVPPMPASISLGDNVDPNAFDHHQLELKNISHHASSIYQHLPEPNDLVDLLKSIFNIF is encoded by the exons ATGAAGCATAAGTTGCTGAACCTACAGAAAGCCACTCAATGTCTAAATGTGGCAGCTGGCCTCATACCAGCTACACCTGCTTCAACTTCCCTGGCTGAAAATATCGACCACAAAGCTTCTGAATATAAACATCAACTTCAACAGCAAGACCTCGAAATGAAGATTCTGAGTGGCAGAAATGTAGCAATGAAGCACAAGTTGCTGAAGCTGCGGAAAGCCACTCAGTGTCTAAATGCGGCAGCTGGCCTCGTACCAGCAACGTCATCAGCATCACTGGGTGAAAACATTGACCCCAGTGCTTCTGAATGTAAACATGAACTCAAACAGAAAAACCTCGAAGTGAAGATTCTGAGAGAAGGACCTGGAGCAATGAAGCGTAAGTTGCTCAAGCTACAGAAGGCCACTGAATCTATAAACACGGCAGCTGGCCTCATACCAGCTACATCACCTTTGTCTTCCCTGGGTGATAATATCAACCACAATGCTTCTGAATACGAACAGCAACTCGAACAGCAAAACCTCAAAATGAAGAttctgagagaaagaaatgtagCAATGAAGCATAAGTTGCTCAAGCTACAGAAAGCCACTGAATGTGTAAATGAGGCAGCTGGCCTCCTACCAGTAATGACATCAGCAGCACTGGATGAAAACATGGACCCCATTGCTTCTGAATATAAACATGAACTTGAACAGAAAAACCTCGAAGTGAAGATTCTGAGAG aaaaacatggagcAATGAAGCGTAAGTTGCTCAAGCTACAGAAGGCCACTGAATTTATAAACACGGCAGCTGGCCTCATACCAGCTATGCCTGCTTTGATTTCCCTGAATAATAATATCGACCACAATGCCTCTGAATATGAACAACAACTTGAACAGCAAAACCTCAAAATGAAGATTCTGAGAGGAAGAAATGTAGCAATGAAGTATAAGTTGCTCAAGCTACAGAAAGCCACTGAACGTGTAAATGCGGCAGCTGGCCTCCTACCAATAATGACATCAGCAGCACTGGATGAAAACATGGACCCCATTGCTTCTGAATATAAACATGAACTTGAACAGAAAAACCTTGAAGTGAAGATTCTGAGAGGTAGAAATGTAGCAATGAAGCATAAGTTGCTGAACCTACAGAAAGCCACTCAATGTCTAAATGTGGCAGCTGGCCTCATACCAGCTACACCTGCTTCAACTTCCCTGGCTGAATATATTGACCACAAAGCTTCTGAATATAAACATCAACTTCAACAGCAAGACCTTGAAATGAAGATTCTGAGTGGCAGAAATGTAGCAATGAAGCACAAGTTGCTGAAGCTACAGAAAGCCACTCAGTGTCTAAATGCAGCAGCTGGCCTCGTACCAGCAATGTCATCAGCATCACTGGGTGAAAACATGGACCCCATTGCTTCTGAATGTAAACATGAACTCAAACAGAAAAACCTCGAAGTGAAGATTCTGAGAGAAGGACCTGGAGCAATGAAGCGTAAGTTGCTCAAGCTACAGAAGGCCACTGAATCTATAAACACGGCAGCTGGCCTCATACCAGCTACATCACCTTTGTCTTCCCTGGGTGATAATATCAACCACAATGCTTCTGAATACGAACAGCAACTCGAACAGCAAAACCTCAAAATGAAGAttctgagagaaagaaatgtagCAATGAAGCATAAGTTGCTCAAGCTACAGAAAGCCACTGAATGTGTAAATGAGGCAGCTGGCCTCCTACCAGTAATGACATCAGCAGCACTGGATGAAAACATGGACCCCATTGCTTCTGAATATAAACATGAACTTGAACAGAAAAACCTCGAAGTGAAGATTCTGAGAGGTAGAAATGTAGCAATGAAGCATAAGTTGCTGAACCTACAGAAAGCCACTCAATGTCTAAATGAGGCAGCTGGCCTCATACCAGCTACACCTGCTTCAACTTCCCTGGCTGAAAATATCAACCACAAAACTTCTGAATATAAAACTCAACTTAAACAGCAAGACCTCGAAATGAGGATTCTGAGTGGCAGAAATATAGCAATGAAGCACAAGTTGCTGAAGCTTCTGAAAGCCACTCAATGTCTAAATGTGGCAGCAGGTCTTCTAACAGCAACATCATCAACATCACTGGGTGAAAACATGGACCCCAATGTTTCTGAATATAAATATCAACTAATAGAGAAAAACCTTGAAATGAAGGTTCTGAGAGAGAGACATACTGTGATGAAGTATAAGTTGTTCAAGCTACAGAAAGCCACTGAATCTAAAGACGCAGCAGCTGACCTGGTACCACCTATGCCTGCTTCAATTTCTCTGGGTGATAATGTTGACCCCAATGCTTTTGATCACCATCAACTTGAACTGAAAAACATCAGTCATCATGCTTCTTCCATTTATCAGCATCTCCCAGAACCTAATGACCTGGTGGATTTGCTCAAAAGTATTTTCAACATATTCTGA
- the LOC118500848 gene encoding rho-associated protein kinase 1-like isoform X2, giving the protein MKHKLLNLQKATQCLNVAAGLIPATPASTSLAENIDHKASEYKHQLQQQDLEMKILSGRNVAMKHKLLKLRKATQCLNAAAGLVPATSSASLGENIDPSASECKHELKQKNLEVKILREGPGAMKRKLLKLQKATESINTAAGLIPATSPLSSLGDNINHNASEYEQQLEQQNLKMKILRERNVAMKHKLLKLQKATECVNEAAGLLPVMTSAALDENMDPIASEYKHELEQKNLEVKILREKHGAMKRKLLKLQKATEFINTAAGLIPAMPALISLNNNIDHNASEYEQQLEQQNLKMKILRGRNVAMKYKLLKLQKATERVNAAAGLLPIMTSAALDENMDPIASEYKHELEQKNLEVKILRGRNVAMKHKLLNLQKATQCLNVAAGLIPATPASTSLAEYIDHKASEYKHQLQQQDLEMKILSGRNVAMKHKLLKLQKATQCLNAAAGLVPAMSSASLGENMDPIASECKHELKQKNLEVKILREGPGAMKRKLLKLQKATESINTAAGLIPATSPLSSLGDNINHNASEYEQQLEQQNLKMKILRERNVAMKHKLLKLQKATECVNEAAGLLPVMTSAALDENMDPIASEYKHELEQKNLEVKILRGRNVAMKHKLLNLQKATQCLNEAAGLIPATPASTSLAENINHKTSEYKTQLKQQDLEMRILSGRNIAMKHKLLKLLKATQCLNVAAGLLTATSSTSLGENMDPNVSEYKYQLIEKNLEMKVLRERHTVMKYKLFKLQKATESKDAAADLVPPMPASISLGDNVDPNAFDHHQLELKNISHHASSIYQHLPEPNDLVDLLKSIFNIF; this is encoded by the exons ATGAAGCATAAGTTGCTGAACCTACAGAAAGCCACTCAATGTCTAAATGTGGCAGCTGGCCTCATACCAGCTACACCTGCTTCAACTTCCCTGGCTGAAAATATCGACCACAAAGCTTCTGAATATAAACATCAACTTCAACAGCAAGACCTCGAAATGAAGATTCTGAGTGGCAGAAATGTAGCAATGAAGCACAAGTTGCTGAAGCTGCGGAAAGCCACTCAGTGTCTAAATGCGGCAGCTGGCCTCGTACCAGCAACGTCATCAGCATCACTGGGTGAAAACATTGACCCCAGTGCTTCTGAATGTAAACATGAACTCAAACAGAAAAACCTCGAAGTGAAGATTCTGAGAGAAGGACCTGGAGCAATGAAGCGTAAGTTGCTCAAGCTACAGAAGGCCACTGAATCTATAAACACGGCAGCTGGCCTCATACCAGCTACATCACCTTTGTCTTCCCTGGGTGATAATATCAACCACAATGCTTCTGAATACGAACAGCAACTCGAACAGCAAAACCTCAAAATGAAGAttctgagagaaagaaatgtagCAATGAAGCATAAGTTGCTCAAGCTACAGAAAGCCACTGAATGTGTAAATGAGGCAGCTGGCCTCCTACCAGTAATGACATCAGCAGCACTGGATGAAAACATGGACCCCATTGCTTCTGAATATAAACATGAACTTGAACAGAAAAAC CTCGAAGTGAAGAttctgagagaaaaacatggagcAATGAAGCGTAAGTTGCTCAAGCTACAGAAGGCCACTGAATTTATAAACACGGCAGCTGGCCTCATACCAGCTATGCCTGCTTTGATTTCCCTGAATAATAATATCGACCACAATGCCTCTGAATATGAACAACAACTTGAACAGCAAAACCTCAAAATGAAGATTCTGAGAGGAAGAAATGTAGCAATGAAGTATAAGTTGCTCAAGCTACAGAAAGCCACTGAACGTGTAAATGCGGCAGCTGGCCTCCTACCAATAATGACATCAGCAGCACTGGATGAAAACATGGACCCCATTGCTTCTGAATATAAACATGAACTTGAACAGAAAAACCTTGAAGTGAAGATTCTGAGAGGTAGAAATGTAGCAATGAAGCATAAGTTGCTGAACCTACAGAAAGCCACTCAATGTCTAAATGTGGCAGCTGGCCTCATACCAGCTACACCTGCTTCAACTTCCCTGGCTGAATATATTGACCACAAAGCTTCTGAATATAAACATCAACTTCAACAGCAAGACCTTGAAATGAAGATTCTGAGTGGCAGAAATGTAGCAATGAAGCACAAGTTGCTGAAGCTACAGAAAGCCACTCAGTGTCTAAATGCAGCAGCTGGCCTCGTACCAGCAATGTCATCAGCATCACTGGGTGAAAACATGGACCCCATTGCTTCTGAATGTAAACATGAACTCAAACAGAAAAACCTCGAAGTGAAGATTCTGAGAGAAGGACCTGGAGCAATGAAGCGTAAGTTGCTCAAGCTACAGAAGGCCACTGAATCTATAAACACGGCAGCTGGCCTCATACCAGCTACATCACCTTTGTCTTCCCTGGGTGATAATATCAACCACAATGCTTCTGAATACGAACAGCAACTCGAACAGCAAAACCTCAAAATGAAGAttctgagagaaagaaatgtagCAATGAAGCATAAGTTGCTCAAGCTACAGAAAGCCACTGAATGTGTAAATGAGGCAGCTGGCCTCCTACCAGTAATGACATCAGCAGCACTGGATGAAAACATGGACCCCATTGCTTCTGAATATAAACATGAACTTGAACAGAAAAACCTCGAAGTGAAGATTCTGAGAGGTAGAAATGTAGCAATGAAGCATAAGTTGCTGAACCTACAGAAAGCCACTCAATGTCTAAATGAGGCAGCTGGCCTCATACCAGCTACACCTGCTTCAACTTCCCTGGCTGAAAATATCAACCACAAAACTTCTGAATATAAAACTCAACTTAAACAGCAAGACCTCGAAATGAGGATTCTGAGTGGCAGAAATATAGCAATGAAGCACAAGTTGCTGAAGCTTCTGAAAGCCACTCAATGTCTAAATGTGGCAGCAGGTCTTCTAACAGCAACATCATCAACATCACTGGGTGAAAACATGGACCCCAATGTTTCTGAATATAAATATCAACTAATAGAGAAAAACCTTGAAATGAAGGTTCTGAGAGAGAGACATACTGTGATGAAGTATAAGTTGTTCAAGCTACAGAAAGCCACTGAATCTAAAGACGCAGCAGCTGACCTGGTACCACCTATGCCTGCTTCAATTTCTCTGGGTGATAATGTTGACCCCAATGCTTTTGATCACCATCAACTTGAACTGAAAAACATCAGTCATCATGCTTCTTCCATTTATCAGCATCTCCCAGAACCTAATGACCTGGTGGATTTGCTCAAAAGTATTTTCAACATATTCTGA